The Juglans regia cultivar Chandler chromosome 2, Walnut 2.0, whole genome shotgun sequence genome includes a window with the following:
- the LOC108987179 gene encoding post-GPI attachment to proteins factor 3: MMDRYLISFVAVLSCLLGGLDASAGDVDPHYRACVKTCEEIGCVGQRCFPDCNFSKEGVSSDGPWYMQEPLYMQWKQGDCQSDCRYYCMFDREKEREALGEGPVKYHGKWPFKRVFGIQEPVSVAFSALNLAMHFHGWLSFFILLYYKLPLNMNKKAYYEFASLWHIYGFFSMNSWFWSVVFHSRDVELTEKLDYSSAVALLGYSLILAILRCFNVRNEAARVMVSAPLLAFVTTHILYLNFYKLDYGWNMKVCVFMGVTQLLLWAIWAGVTRHPSRWKLWVVVVGGGLAMLLEIYDFPPYQGFVDAHALWHATTIPLTYIWWSFIRDDAEFRTSTLLKKAK; the protein is encoded by the exons ATGATGGATCGCTATTTGATTTCTTTCGTTGCGGTGCTTTCATGTCTTCTTGGAGGTCTAGATGCCAGTGCCGGTGATGTTGATCCCCATTATAG aGCTTGTGTAAAAACATGTGAAGAAATTGGATGTGTTGGTCAAAGATGCTTTCCAGACTGCAATTTCTCTAAAGAAGGTGTCTCCAGTGATGGTCCATGGTACATGCAAGAACCCCTTTACATGCAGTGGAAACAAGGGGATTGCCAAAGTGATTGCCGTTACTATTGTATGTTTgacagagagaaagaaagagaagcaTTGGGTGAGGGCCCTGTCAAATACCATGGTAAATGGCCATTTAAGCGTGTGTTTGGGATTCAG GAGCCTGTTTCTGTAGCTTTCTCTGCGCTAAATCTTGCAATGCATTTTCATGGCTGGTTATCCTTTTTCATCCTTCTATACTACAAGTTGCCCCTGAATATGAATAAAAAGGCGTACTATGAATTTGCCAGTTTGTGGCATATCTATGGGTTTTTCTCGATGAACTCCTGGTTCTGGAGTGTTGTTTTCCATAGTCG AGATGTGGAATTGACAGAGAAGCTGGACTACTCTTCTGCAGTGGCATTACTTGGGTACTCCCTTATTCTGGCCATCCTAAGATGTTTCAATGTGAGGAATGAGGCTGCCAGAGTCATGGTTTCTGCTCCACTGCTCGCTTTTGTGACCACCCACATATTGTACCTGAACTTTTATAAACTAGATTATG GGTGGAACATGAAAGTTTGTGTTTTCATGGGTGTGACCCAGCTTCTCCTATGGGCAATATGGGCTGGTGTCACACGACATCCGTCTCGCTGGAAGTTGTGGGTGGTGGTTGTAGGTGGTGGCCTTGCAATGCTCCTAGAAATCTATGATTTCCCTCCATATCAAGGGTTTGTGGATGCTCATGCTCTTTGGCATGCCACTACTATCCCCCTAACCTATATTTGGTGGAGTTTCATCCGAGATGATGCTGAGTTTCGAACCTCTACCCTGCTTAAAAAGGCAAAATAG